Proteins encoded by one window of Myxococcales bacterium:
- a CDS encoding archaeosortase/exosortase family protein, with protein MLAAIAGLILFVNWGLLDFNPEPYGTAPIDGAEAELFAPAGGTPVLIFAVVALLLISRRAQLQRALRQPPLWVAGACLLACGGVIGRWADFVRAPELLIPSMILLLLGAGAMLGGRSGLRAIAAPALFLVFAFPIPASIVNWIVWPLQLSTASSTEAFMRLIGHAPERFGDVIYTGPQWFQVIETCSGMRMIETLIMASVLYSILFYRRPFQVISLLLVAPIFGYFVNFVRVLSIIFNPYGTWSPLHTAQGIVMLGGGVLLIVAFDNLLKRLEAKLPSSAKNKLHQTDMTDARLTWARPVSVALFLLILGTGNFLIPAWQPEASTALSHEPRALRLPPELAGSMPKGRKLDRKFLGSVGVTKWLHREYDFLDSSVQIQILTDDRLNGRGSLISKKTAVPGLGYSELSHDVVPLSGGGYVDRFLYRSQSQQSLVYHWYEGTAGNLEEIWRNTLVLDRGPARRDHWAVSMRLSTVVSPGTEGMAGAEARLQGFAEVIRNALR; from the coding sequence ATGCTCGCCGCAATCGCGGGGCTCATACTCTTCGTCAATTGGGGACTGCTGGACTTCAATCCCGAGCCGTACGGCACGGCTCCTATCGATGGTGCCGAGGCCGAGCTGTTTGCACCCGCTGGGGGCACTCCGGTTCTGATCTTTGCAGTGGTCGCGCTGCTGTTGATCAGCCGACGCGCGCAGTTACAGCGCGCGCTCCGCCAACCACCGTTGTGGGTCGCGGGTGCCTGCCTGCTCGCGTGCGGTGGGGTGATCGGACGCTGGGCCGACTTCGTTCGCGCACCGGAGCTTCTGATCCCGAGCATGATTCTGCTGCTACTTGGAGCGGGCGCCATGCTCGGAGGTCGCAGTGGGCTCCGCGCGATCGCTGCGCCGGCACTGTTCCTGGTATTTGCCTTTCCCATTCCCGCCAGCATCGTCAACTGGATCGTCTGGCCCCTACAGCTCTCCACCGCCTCGAGCACGGAGGCGTTCATGCGCTTGATCGGCCACGCGCCGGAGAGATTCGGTGATGTGATCTACACGGGTCCGCAATGGTTTCAGGTGATCGAGACCTGTAGTGGCATGCGGATGATCGAAACCTTGATCATGGCCAGCGTGCTGTACTCGATACTTTTCTACCGACGACCCTTCCAGGTGATATCGCTTTTGTTGGTCGCGCCGATCTTTGGCTACTTCGTAAACTTCGTTCGCGTCTTGTCGATCATCTTCAATCCCTATGGCACCTGGAGTCCGCTGCACACCGCCCAGGGGATCGTCATGTTGGGGGGTGGTGTGCTCTTGATCGTCGCCTTCGACAATCTTCTGAAACGTCTCGAAGCCAAGCTTCCGTCCTCGGCCAAAAACAAGCTTCATCAGACAGACATGACCGACGCGCGCCTCACCTGGGCCAGACCCGTGAGTGTGGCCCTGTTTCTCCTCATTTTGGGTACTGGCAATTTCTTGATCCCCGCCTGGCAACCCGAAGCCTCTACCGCACTCTCCCATGAACCTCGGGCTCTTCGTCTGCCGCCCGAACTCGCCGGGAGCATGCCCAAGGGGCGAAAGCTCGACCGAAAGTTTCTCGGCAGTGTGGGGGTGACGAAGTGGCTGCACCGCGAATACGACTTCTTGGATTCCAGCGTCCAAATTCAGATTCTGACCGATGATCGTCTGAACGGACGGGGCTCGCTGATCTCTAAGAAAACTGCAGTTCCGGGGTTGGGCTACAGCGAGCTTTCACACGACGTGGTTCCCCTCAGCGGCGGCGGATACGTCGATCGGTTTCTCTATCGAAGCCAAAGCCAGCAATCCCTGGTCTACCACTGGTACGAGGGCACCGCGGGCAACCTCGAGGAGATCTGGCGCAACACCCTTGTGCTGGATCGCGGACCTGCCCGCCGCGATCACTGGGCAGTCTCGATGCGTCTCAGCACGGTCGTGTCCCCAGGCACCGAGGGTATGGCCGGGGCAGAGGCGCGCCTGCAGGGGTTTGCCGAGGTG
- a CDS encoding DUF423 domain-containing protein produces the protein MWIQVAAVSGMLAVVAGAFGAHGLKSRLTPDQLESWATAAHYQLLHSAVLLTLGLFAAYSGNSVKLPASLFSAGMLLFSGSIYLLLLTNMRWLGPVTPIGGLLLILGWLSLVRVGQD, from the coding sequence ATGTGGATTCAGGTCGCCGCGGTATCGGGGATGCTGGCCGTCGTCGCCGGTGCATTTGGCGCCCACGGTCTCAAGTCGCGTCTCACTCCCGATCAACTCGAATCCTGGGCCACCGCAGCGCACTATCAATTGCTCCACAGCGCAGTGCTGCTCACCCTCGGCCTGTTTGCGGCGTACAGCGGAAATTCTGTCAAGTTGCCCGCTTCGCTATTCAGCGCCGGCATGCTGCTCTTTTCTGGATCGATCTATTTGTTGCTGCTCACGAACATGCGCTGGCTCGGGCCCGTCACCCCGATTGGCGGGTTGCTCTTGATCCTGGGCTGGCTCTCTCTCGTTCGGGTCGGTCAGGACTGA